In Pseudoduganella albidiflava, a single window of DNA contains:
- a CDS encoding SDR family NAD(P)-dependent oxidoreductase translates to MKRIMIIGGTRGIGLALAEHYAGQGATLALCGRDTSRLDGHPLAGHPQVRIEAVDITDRAALERAIGAFNPVDLLVVTAGQYTDAAGIAADPEATLPVLATNVGGLYDAFDIAARHMRRQGHGHLAAVASIAGLLQDYPGASLYSASKRAAIAICDTFRKALEPFGIAVTVIVPGYVDTARLRELNGGDARRKPFLQTEAQAVRRIVAAIARREACCVFPWQLHLQVRLFNLLPGFLQRLRQK, encoded by the coding sequence ATGAAAAGGATCATGATCATCGGCGGCACGCGCGGCATCGGCCTGGCGCTGGCCGAACACTATGCCGGGCAGGGCGCCACGCTGGCCCTGTGCGGACGCGATACCTCGCGCCTGGACGGGCACCCGCTTGCAGGTCATCCGCAAGTGCGGATCGAGGCCGTGGACATCACCGACCGCGCGGCGCTCGAACGCGCCATCGGCGCTTTCAACCCGGTCGACCTGCTGGTCGTTACCGCCGGCCAGTACACCGACGCGGCAGGCATCGCCGCCGATCCGGAAGCCACGCTGCCGGTGCTCGCCACCAACGTCGGCGGCCTGTACGATGCGTTCGACATCGCCGCCCGGCACATGCGGCGTCAAGGCCATGGGCACCTGGCCGCCGTTGCCTCCATCGCCGGCCTGTTGCAGGACTATCCGGGTGCCTCGCTGTACAGCGCCAGCAAGCGCGCCGCGATCGCGATCTGCGATACCTTCCGCAAGGCGCTGGAACCGTTCGGCATCGCCGTCACCGTCATCGTGCCCGGTTATGTCGACACCGCCCGCCTGCGCGAACTGAACGGCGGCGACGCTCGCCGCAAGCCGTTCCTGCAAACCGAAGCGCAAGCCGTGCGGCGCATCGTGGCGGCCATCGCGCGGCGCGAGGCATGCTGCGTCTTCCCGTGGCAGCTGCACCTGCAGGTCAGGCTGTTCAACCTGCTGCCAGGGTTCCTGCAACGCCTGCGCCAAAAATAA
- a CDS encoding acyloxyacyl hydrolase, with protein MKKTIAAVAALMAAHAAFAADGQLIDGVYGEAATASKIRMARVGVTKDWNPNWSWFDSGNTHLTGYWDASAGYWQGRQYKNVPGDKQHIVDIGFTPVFRFENKNKLGFYAEIGIGAHLMSETYNNNDDRLSTAFQFGDHIGIGYVFNKNWEVAVKMQHFSNGSIKKPNSGVDYGVVKLAYRF; from the coding sequence ATGAAAAAAACAATCGCGGCCGTGGCCGCACTGATGGCGGCCCATGCCGCCTTCGCGGCCGATGGCCAACTGATCGACGGCGTGTATGGCGAAGCCGCCACCGCTTCGAAAATCCGCATGGCACGCGTGGGCGTGACCAAGGACTGGAACCCGAACTGGAGCTGGTTCGACTCCGGCAACACGCACCTGACCGGCTACTGGGATGCCAGCGCCGGTTACTGGCAAGGCCGCCAGTACAAGAACGTCCCGGGCGACAAGCAGCACATCGTCGATATCGGCTTCACGCCGGTATTCCGCTTCGAGAACAAGAACAAGCTGGGCTTCTATGCCGAAATCGGCATCGGCGCGCACTTGATGTCCGAAACCTATAACAACAACGATGACCGCCTGTCGACGGCATTCCAGTTCGGCGACCACATCGGCATCGGCTATGTGTTCAACAAGAACTGGGAAGTTGCGGTGAAGATGCAGCACTTCTCGAACGGCAGCATCAAGAAGCCGAACAGCGGCGTCGATTACGGCGTGGTGAAGCTGGCTTACCGGTTCTGA
- a CDS encoding NAD(P)-dependent oxidoreductase, producing the protein MVRRLLHAGLPVSAWNRTFSKAERLAPEGAMAVPHLADAVRDADIVISMLEAGPVVGTVIDDALAALRQGTLWIDMSSTRQSEAQQFHARLVAAGCRFVDAPVSGGVGGAQAGTLAIMAGGAEADIEYARPVFEAMGRVTRVGPAGAGQVSKLCNQLIVGGTINIVAEALLLAQAAGADPAAVRAAIRGGFAESRILEVHGQRMLDRNFLPGGQVATQLKDQHNILAAAAAAGIALPVTSLVTERYESIGDEYPQADHAAALLALERLNPGQRVGDAPDQLPA; encoded by the coding sequence ATGGTCCGCCGGTTGCTGCACGCCGGCTTACCCGTCAGCGCGTGGAATCGTACCTTCAGCAAGGCAGAACGCCTCGCACCGGAGGGCGCCATGGCCGTGCCGCACCTGGCCGATGCCGTGCGCGACGCGGATATCGTCATTTCCATGCTGGAAGCCGGCCCGGTGGTCGGTACCGTCATCGATGACGCATTGGCCGCACTGCGCCAGGGCACGCTGTGGATCGACATGAGTTCCACCCGCCAGTCCGAAGCGCAGCAATTCCATGCCCGCCTGGTGGCGGCCGGCTGCCGCTTCGTCGATGCGCCCGTATCAGGCGGCGTCGGCGGAGCCCAGGCGGGAACGCTGGCGATCATGGCCGGCGGCGCCGAGGCGGACATCGAATACGCCCGTCCGGTCTTCGAAGCGATGGGCCGTGTCACCCGGGTCGGCCCGGCCGGCGCGGGCCAGGTCTCGAAGCTGTGCAACCAGCTGATAGTGGGCGGCACGATCAATATCGTCGCGGAAGCGTTATTGCTGGCCCAGGCGGCGGGCGCCGATCCCGCCGCCGTGCGCGCGGCAATCCGGGGCGGCTTCGCCGAAAGCCGCATCCTGGAAGTGCATGGCCAGCGCATGCTGGACCGTAATTTCCTGCCGGGCGGCCAGGTCGCCACGCAACTGAAAGACCAGCACAACATCCTGGCCGCGGCGGCGGCGGCCGGCATCGCGCTGCCGGTCACCAGCCTGGTGACGGAGCGCTACGAATCGATCGGGGACGAGTATCCGCAAGCGGACCATGCGGCCGCGCTGCTGGCGCTGGAGCGCCTGAATCCGGGCCAGCGCGTGGGCGACGCGCCGGACCAGTTGCCGGCCTGA
- a CDS encoding M20 aminoacylase family protein, with product MKLVEPIIAFQSELQDIRRDLHAHPELSYEEVRTADVVAAKLGEWGIPVVRGLGVTGLVGIIKNGTSDRAIGLRADMDALPMQEVNTFPHASRHPGKMHACGHDGHTAMLLGAAYHLARQRDFDGTVYLVFQPAEEGGAGARKMIEDGLFERFPMEAIYGMHNWPGYAAGTMNVCTGPMMASSNEFHVTVRGKGAHAAQPHKGIDPVMIAVQIAQAWQTIITRNKSPLDTAVLSITQIHAGSATNVIPDTAQLVGTVRTFTTPVLDLVEQRMRTLAEGIAGAFEAEVDFAFKRNYPPLVNHEKETAFAVEVMKAVVGEQNVDADAEPTMGAEDFAFFLQEKPGCYIFIGNGDGDHRTGGHGLGPCVLHNGSYDFNDNLLPVGASFWVRLVETALPLR from the coding sequence ATGAAACTTGTAGAACCGATCATTGCATTTCAGTCCGAGCTGCAGGACATCCGCCGCGACCTGCATGCCCATCCCGAACTCTCCTACGAGGAAGTGCGCACCGCCGACGTGGTGGCCGCGAAACTGGGCGAATGGGGCATTCCCGTGGTGCGGGGCCTTGGCGTGACGGGCCTGGTGGGCATCATCAAGAACGGCACCTCCGACCGCGCGATCGGCCTGCGCGCCGACATGGATGCGTTGCCGATGCAGGAAGTGAACACCTTCCCGCACGCCTCGCGCCACCCCGGCAAGATGCACGCCTGCGGCCATGACGGCCACACGGCGATGCTGCTGGGCGCGGCCTACCACCTGGCGCGGCAGCGCGATTTCGACGGCACGGTGTATCTCGTGTTCCAGCCGGCCGAGGAAGGCGGCGCCGGCGCCCGCAAGATGATCGAGGATGGCCTGTTCGAACGCTTCCCGATGGAAGCCATCTACGGCATGCACAACTGGCCCGGCTATGCGGCCGGCACGATGAATGTGTGCACGGGGCCGATGATGGCGTCGTCGAACGAATTCCACGTGACGGTGCGCGGCAAGGGCGCGCACGCGGCCCAGCCGCACAAGGGCATCGACCCGGTGATGATCGCCGTGCAGATCGCCCAGGCATGGCAGACCATCATCACGCGCAACAAGAGTCCGCTGGATACGGCCGTGCTGTCGATCACGCAGATCCATGCCGGCAGCGCCACCAACGTGATTCCCGACACGGCGCAGCTGGTGGGCACCGTGCGCACCTTCACCACGCCGGTGCTGGACCTGGTCGAGCAACGCATGCGCACGCTGGCCGAGGGCATTGCCGGCGCATTCGAGGCGGAAGTGGATTTCGCGTTCAAGCGCAACTATCCGCCGCTGGTGAACCACGAGAAGGAAACCGCCTTCGCCGTCGAGGTGATGAAGGCCGTGGTGGGCGAACAGAACGTGGATGCCGATGCCGAGCCGACGATGGGTGCCGAGGACTTCGCCTTCTTCCTGCAGGAAAAGCCCGGCTGCTACATTTTCATCGGCAACGGCGACGGCGATCACCGCACCGGCGGCCACGGCCTGGGGCCATGCGTGCTGCACAACGGCAGCTACGACTTCAACGACAACCTGCTGCCAGTTGGTGCCAGCTTCTGGGTGCGGCTGGTGGAAACGGCGTTACCGCTGCGCTAG